TAGGGCTCGGTCGCGCTATCAAGCAGCTTTTTACGCAGGCGCGAAATAGCGACATCAATACTGCGATCCATGCCATCGTAGCTGACCCCGCGCAGAGTCTTCAGAAGAGCATCGCGGTTGAGAATCGAGCCTGCATGGGTGGCGAGTTCCCACAGAAGGTCAAAATCTGCCGTGGAAAGGGCCACCGTTTCATCTGAAAGCGTCACCTGACGGTTGATCGGATCAATACTCAAAGTACCAAAGCGGAGGGCTTTTTGCCCGGCGATGCCTGGTGAAATCTCGTCAGACTGGTTGCCAGCCCGAGACTGGCGCAAATGCAGGCGAAGGCGCGCCAGAAGAACGGCGGGTGGCGTGGTTTTGAGAATGTAGTCGTTAGCCCCCATCTCCAGCGACAGAATATGATTCATATCGCTGTCAAGTGAGGTCAGCAGCACGATCGGGCCTTGCCAGGCATCGCTGCTGCTCAGGTCACGACAAAGCGTCATGCCATCTTTACCCGGCAGCATGATATCCAACATCACCAGGTCCGGGTTAGTGGCAGCGATAGTGGCTTCAGCCCTGTCACCCCGGTTTTCAACGATGACATCAATATCGTGCCGGCCGAGATAGGCAGCAATCAGTTCGCCAACATCTTTGTCGTCTTCGACGAAAACAATTTTGTTCATAGAGCCAAATGTCTGGGTTGGTAATACGCTAGCTTATCCTTTCCCGCACTCCACGACTATGTGTTGGCATAAATTATGTATCTGCATTGACCCATGCAGGTACACTCTTCGCTTATTGCGTGACGCAGGCCTAATTATTTAGAGTATGTCTGGTATAATCGAGGGCGGTTATGTCATCATAAACGCCGGAATTGTTAAGGCAAATTTATAAGGAGACAACAGCGTTGGACAAGAAACAGGCTTCAGCTGACTGTAGTTCGCCCATCTGCTTGAACTATATAGATTTCCTTTCCGCCTCATGCAAGAAACAATGGCGCTTTGTTGATGCCATTTACGGCGTTATTCCTTTTTTCGGTATGATCACCAGAAAGCCCGCCAACATGCCGCAGCCTTCCGCTGAACAGCTGAAAGCGCTGGCGCTCCAAATCATCTCTACCCAAGTCAGCGATGAAATTAATATCGCACGACTCATCACCCTTGCATGCCAACAGCAGATAGAACAATTTGATATCCTGCTGCCTTATTTCCTTTCAGAACAGCAGCTGGACGGCATTCGTCATGAATACGCCAGGCCGCTCGATATTGAGCAGCATGACGACCGTCTTAGCGTCAGCATCCTGCCGGTCGCCCATTAATTATTCACCGATCAACATCCACATCGCGGGTATTGCTGCCAGCATAAGCATAGCCATCAGGGTCTTTTCTGCCAGATGAAGCGGTTGGCTTGCTTTACCACCTCGCCGTGCATAAAGAAACAGCAGTATTCCCGGTACATACAGCACGACCGAAAGCAGCAGATGCAGCGGCCCAGAGGCATACAGCAACCACAAACCATAAGCGCTGGCCCCAATCGACACCAGCGTTACCGTTGGTTTTTTTAATCCGCGCGCTAATTTAAAAAGATACGCACCCACCAGTAAATAGGGCACCAGGATCATTTCAGAAGCGATGGTCAGCAACGTGCTGTAGTCGGAGCCGGTCAGCCAAATCAGGATCAAACAGACCTGAACGCAGCCGTTGGTCAACCATAATGAGGCCGCCGGTGCACCGCGATCGTTTTGGCGGCTCAGGCTGCGCGGAAAAGCGCCGTGTTTTGCAGCAATCAGGGGAACTTCAGCGGCCATAATCGTCCAGCTCAGGTACGCGCCGCATACGGAAACAATCAGCCCGGCAACGATCGCCAGATCCCCCCAGGGGCCAATCAGGGTTGTCATAAGTCCTGCCATCGAGGGGTTGCGCATTTCTGCCAGCTCGGCCCTGGGAACGATGCCCAGTGACAGCAGGGTGACCAGCAGATAGACACCCAGTGCGGCGATGACGGCCATCAGCGTGGCGCGGCCAATATCACGTTTATCGCGCGCGCGCGAAGACACTACCACCGCG
This DNA window, taken from Erwinia tasmaniensis Et1/99, encodes the following:
- the rstA gene encoding two-component system response regulator RstA, with product MNKIVFVEDDKDVGELIAAYLGRHDIDVIVENRGDRAEATIAATNPDLVMLDIMLPGKDGMTLCRDLSSSDAWQGPIVLLTSLDSDMNHILSLEMGANDYILKTTPPAVLLARLRLHLRQSRAGNQSDEISPGIAGQKALRFGTLSIDPINRQVTLSDETVALSTADFDLLWELATHAGSILNRDALLKTLRGVSYDGMDRSIDVAISRLRKKLLDSATEPYRIKTIRNKGYLFAPHAWDAS
- a CDS encoding amino acid permease; protein product: MDKKLGLSALTALVLSSMLGAGVFSLPQNMAAVASPAALLIGWAITGVGIVLLALAMLLLSRLKPELDGGIFSYAQAGFGELIGFCSAWGYWLCAVIANVSYLVIVFSAMSFFTDSPEKVILGNGSTWQSMLGASLLLWLVHALVLRGVQTAASINLVATLGKLLPLGLFVVLAIAAFQFERFHFDFTGLSLGKPVWQQVKDTMLITLWVFIGVEGAVVVSSRARDKRDIGRATLMAVIAALGVYLLVTLLSLGIVPRAELAEMRNPSMAGLMTTLIGPWGDLAIVAGLIVSVCGAYLSWTIMAAEVPLIAAKHGAFPRSLSRQNDRGAPAASLWLTNGCVQVCLILIWLTGSDYSTLLTIASEMILVPYLLVGAYLFKLARGLKKPTVTLVSIGASAYGLWLLYASGPLHLLLSVVLYVPGILLFLYARRGGKASQPLHLAEKTLMAMLMLAAIPAMWMLIGE